GCGCTCAGACCATGACCGGGCGATAAAGAGGCCAGGCATGTGAATCGCTACCCCGTTATGCGTGAAATAAGGATTCAGAAGATGAACGGATTTGAGATGATAAACGTCTTTATCGATACTTCAATTTTTATCAAAATGAATTTTTTCTATGGGCATCCAACATTTGCGGCTCTAATAGAGTCAGTGAAACAAGGTAGAACGCGTATTCTACTGACTGAGGTGACTGTAGAAGAAGTCAAAGCGAATATCAGAGGAAATTTAACAGAAATTTAACAGTGTCAGGTCTACACCTTGACAGAAAAGGATTAAATTAGTGTCAAGGTGTAGACCTGACACATATTCTTCCTGCATATTCTTCCTGTTTAGACCTGACACATATTCTTCCTGTTAAACGAAGAGGCTAGAAACCATGCCCGGATCGCTTTGTTCCACGGCGGTCCAGAGGTACTGAGTCGATTTGCAGTTCAGATGTCAAATACTGCAAATCGAGAGAATCTTGTCGTGCAGATGAACGAAGTATTTACCTCAGTTGCACAAGAACGTGCCCAGTGGCTCGACCGTCGTATGGCAATGCAAAAAGCAGGAAACAACGGAGAAGTCATTCACATTGAATTTAGATAGTAATAAGTGCAAATGCCTAACCAGCACTACCATGACCGGGCGAAAAGCTGTCCGTAGGTCAAGCGTCAAACGATTGAATTTATTATTTTCTCCAACAATGGTGAAATAGCAAATAGTCGGAGACCTCCATTAATGTCGCACTTGCTTTCTCAAGCGGCTTTACTAGCCCTAGGAATAAACTCATTTGAACCGTATATCTATAGGTTGGAAAAGGACTATGCGGAGGGGAAATTTCTAGATTGGCCGACGATAGTGTTGTCGCATACCGTTCAAGCTACAGCGATCTCATTATTTAAACTATTGCCCTCTGGGTCACAGTTCGACGAGAACGCCAGAAAGTTCTCTACAAGTTCGATATTCCGAATCGTTCTGAGACTTCTCCCTTTTCGGCATGAAAGTAAAGAAATTCTTGACAAACGTTCCATAGCCACAATGATTCGTAACATCGTAGATACTCATGATGTTATCGACATGATGGTAAACTGTACCACTGAAGAATTCAATCTTCACAGAGATATTTTGAGTTATTACATTGCGAATAGGGTTAATGTTATCCAAGAGCACATTGATAAGCCAAAAGCAGAACAATTTTACAAAACCGCTCAAGCAACTTACTGGAATAGAATTAAAAAATCGCCTCTTTATACTCAATCATTGGATAGGATTAAAAAAGGAGAAACTGTATTATACAAGAGTAGAAAGGATAGAGTAACTAGCGTATGTGGAGATAGCTCAAATTTTGTAATGGGA
This region of Geotalea daltonii FRC-32 genomic DNA includes:
- a CDS encoding PIN domain-containing protein yields the protein MNGFEMINVFIDTSIFIKMNFFYGHPTFAALIESVKQGRTRILLTEVTVEEVKANIRGNLTEI